One segment of Mycolicibacterium baixiangningiae DNA contains the following:
- a CDS encoding ComF family protein, with amino-acid sequence MFDLVLPLECGGCGRPSTRWCEQCAAALTVRSDEPHLVSPRLDPGVPVFSLGRYAGSRRRAIIELKERGRTDLVAPFGQALREGLAHLDTWGIVDSPAVLVPAPTRRWAARRRGGDPVTRIAHAASSEVVQALRSKALARDSAGLSIPDRQRNVANRIRLVRAAHGDVVLVDDIITTGATATESVRVLQTTGTRVLAVLTLAYA; translated from the coding sequence ATGTTCGACCTCGTTCTTCCACTCGAATGCGGCGGGTGCGGCCGACCGTCCACGCGGTGGTGTGAGCAGTGCGCCGCGGCGCTGACCGTCCGGAGCGACGAACCGCATCTGGTCAGCCCGCGCCTCGACCCGGGCGTCCCCGTCTTCTCGCTCGGCCGGTACGCCGGTTCACGACGGCGCGCGATCATCGAACTCAAGGAGCGGGGCCGCACCGACCTGGTCGCTCCCTTCGGTCAGGCACTGCGGGAGGGCCTCGCGCACCTGGATACGTGGGGCATCGTCGACTCACCGGCCGTCCTCGTTCCCGCACCCACCCGCCGGTGGGCGGCACGTCGCCGCGGCGGCGACCCGGTGACGCGTATCGCCCACGCCGCGTCATCCGAGGTTGTCCAGGCACTGCGTTCCAAGGCCCTCGCGCGTGATTCGGCCGGTCTTTCGATTCCGGACCGGCAGCGAAATGTCGCCAACCGGATCAGGCTCGTTCGGGCCGCGCACGGCGACGTGGTCCTCGTCGACGACATCATCACCACGGGCGCCACGGCGACGGAATCGGTCCGCGTGCTGCAAACCACCGGTACCCGGGTGCTCGCCGTTCTCACCCTCGCCTACGCCTGA
- the secA gene encoding preprotein translocase subunit SecA, with product MLDKLLRLGEGRMVKRLKKVADYVNTLSDDVEKLSDAELRAKTDEFRKRIADGEDLDDLLPEAFAVAREAAWRVLAQRHFDVQVMGGAALHFGNVAEMKTGEGKTLTCVLPAYLNALGGKGVHVVTVNDYLAKRDAEWMGRVHRFLGLEVGVILSGLTPDERRAAYAADITYGTNNEFGFDYLRDNMAHRLEDLVQRGHNFAVVDEVDSILIDEARTPLIISGPADAASSWYSEFARLAPLMEKDVHYEVDIRKRTVGVHEIGVEFVEDQLGIENLYEAANSPLVSYLNNSLKAKELFQRDKDYIVRNGEVLIVDEFTGRVLLGRRYNEGMHQAIEAKEHVEIKAENQTLATITLQNYFRLYDRLSGMTGTAQTEAAELHEIYKLGVVPIPTNRDMIRQDNTDLIYKTEEAKFIAVVDDVFERYEKGQPVLIGTTSVERSEYLSKQFTKRKIPHNVLNAKYHEQEANIIAEAGRLGAITVATNMAGRGTDIVLGGNVDFLADRRLRDQGLDPVETPDEYEAAWEATVNQIKSEASEEAADVRAVGGLYVLGTERHESRRIDNQLRGRSGRQGDPGESRFYLSLGDELMRRFNGATLEALLTRLNLPDDVPIEAKMVTRAIKSAQTQVEQQNFEVRKNVLKYDEVMNQQRMVIYDERRRILEGEDLAEQAHKMLVDVVTAYVDGATAEGYSEDWDLEQLWTALKQLYPVGVDYHDLVDSDAVGEAGELTREELLDLLIKDAERAYAVREQELEELAGEGAMRQLERNVLLNVIDRKWREHLYEMDYLKEGIGLRAMAQRDPLVEYQREGYDMFVGMLEALKEESVGFLFNVTVEAAPAAPSNRVAPVAAPPGLSEFAAAAAQAQAQTSQGGVATKERETPAPTLRAKGIDNDDAPPLTYVGPGEDGTAEVQRSNGGPRHAAPGGATRRERREAARKQAKAKPTRPQRRG from the coding sequence GTGCTCGATAAGTTGCTCCGTCTCGGTGAAGGCCGCATGGTCAAGCGCCTCAAGAAGGTCGCCGACTATGTCAACACCTTGTCCGACGACGTCGAGAAGCTGTCTGACGCCGAGCTCAGGGCCAAGACCGACGAGTTCCGCAAGCGCATCGCCGATGGCGAAGACCTCGACGATCTGCTGCCCGAGGCGTTCGCGGTGGCCCGCGAAGCCGCATGGCGGGTGCTGGCGCAGCGGCACTTCGACGTCCAGGTGATGGGCGGGGCGGCCCTGCACTTCGGCAACGTCGCCGAGATGAAGACCGGTGAGGGCAAGACGCTCACCTGTGTGCTGCCCGCCTACCTCAATGCGCTCGGCGGCAAGGGTGTCCACGTCGTCACGGTCAACGACTACCTGGCGAAACGCGACGCGGAGTGGATGGGACGCGTCCACCGGTTCCTGGGCCTCGAGGTCGGCGTCATCCTGTCCGGGCTCACCCCCGACGAGCGGCGCGCCGCCTACGCCGCCGACATCACCTACGGCACGAACAACGAGTTCGGCTTCGACTACCTGCGCGACAACATGGCGCACCGGCTCGAAGACCTGGTCCAGCGCGGCCACAACTTCGCCGTCGTCGACGAGGTGGACTCCATCCTCATCGACGAGGCGCGTACGCCGCTGATCATCTCCGGCCCTGCCGACGCCGCCTCCAGCTGGTACAGCGAGTTCGCCCGCCTGGCGCCGCTGATGGAGAAGGACGTCCACTACGAGGTCGACATCCGCAAGCGCACCGTCGGCGTGCACGAGATCGGCGTCGAGTTCGTCGAGGACCAGCTCGGAATCGAGAACCTCTACGAAGCCGCCAACTCACCGCTGGTCAGCTACCTCAACAACTCGCTGAAGGCCAAGGAGCTGTTCCAGCGCGACAAGGACTACATCGTCCGCAACGGTGAAGTCCTCATCGTCGACGAGTTCACCGGCCGCGTGCTGCTGGGCCGGCGCTACAACGAAGGTATGCACCAGGCCATCGAGGCCAAGGAGCACGTCGAGATCAAGGCCGAGAACCAGACGCTCGCCACGATCACGCTGCAGAACTACTTCCGGCTCTACGACAGGCTCTCCGGGATGACGGGCACCGCCCAGACCGAAGCCGCCGAGCTGCACGAGATCTACAAACTCGGTGTGGTTCCCATCCCGACCAACCGGGACATGATCCGTCAGGACAACACCGACCTCATCTACAAGACCGAAGAGGCCAAGTTCATCGCGGTCGTCGACGACGTCTTCGAGCGCTACGAGAAGGGCCAGCCGGTCCTGATCGGCACGACGAGCGTCGAACGCTCCGAGTACCTGTCCAAACAGTTCACCAAGCGCAAGATCCCGCACAACGTGCTCAACGCGAAGTACCACGAGCAGGAGGCGAACATCATCGCCGAGGCCGGCCGCCTCGGCGCGATCACCGTCGCCACCAACATGGCCGGCCGCGGTACCGACATCGTGCTCGGCGGCAACGTCGACTTCCTCGCGGACCGGCGCCTGCGCGATCAGGGGCTCGACCCGGTGGAGACTCCGGACGAGTACGAGGCCGCCTGGGAGGCGACCGTCAACCAGATCAAATCCGAGGCCAGCGAAGAGGCCGCGGACGTCCGCGCCGTCGGCGGACTCTACGTGCTGGGCACCGAACGCCACGAGTCCCGCCGCATCGACAACCAGCTGCGCGGCCGCTCAGGCCGCCAGGGCGACCCCGGCGAATCCCGCTTCTACCTGTCGCTCGGCGACGAGCTCATGCGGCGCTTCAACGGCGCCACGCTGGAAGCGCTGCTGACCCGCCTGAACCTGCCCGACGACGTGCCGATCGAGGCCAAGATGGTCACCCGCGCGATCAAGAGCGCGCAGACCCAGGTCGAGCAGCAGAACTTCGAGGTCCGCAAGAACGTCCTCAAGTACGACGAGGTGATGAACCAGCAGCGCATGGTCATCTACGACGAGCGCCGCCGGATCCTGGAGGGCGAAGACCTCGCCGAACAGGCTCACAAGATGCTCGTCGACGTCGTCACCGCCTACGTCGACGGTGCGACCGCCGAGGGGTACTCGGAGGACTGGGACCTCGAGCAGCTGTGGACGGCGCTCAAACAGCTCTATCCGGTCGGCGTCGACTACCACGACCTGGTGGACTCCGACGCGGTCGGTGAGGCCGGTGAGCTCACCCGCGAGGAACTGCTCGACCTGCTGATCAAGGACGCCGAACGGGCCTACGCCGTGCGCGAGCAGGAGCTCGAGGAGCTCGCGGGCGAAGGCGCGATGCGCCAGCTCGAGCGCAACGTGCTGCTCAACGTCATCGACCGCAAGTGGCGCGAGCACCTCTACGAGATGGACTACCTCAAGGAGGGCATCGGCCTGCGCGCCATGGCGCAGCGCGATCCCCTCGTGGAGTACCAGCGCGAGGGCTACGACATGTTCGTCGGCATGCTCGAGGCGCTCAAGGAGGAGTCGGTCGGCTTCCTGTTCAACGTCACCGTCGAGGCGGCGCCGGCCGCACCGTCGAACCGGGTGGCGCCCGTCGCCGCACCCCCGGGGCTGTCGGAGTTCGCGGCCGCCGCGGCGCAGGCCCAGGCGCAGACCAGCCAGGGCGGTGTGGCCACCAAGGAGCGGGAGACCCCCGCACCGACGTTGCGCGCCAAGGGAATCGACAACGATGACGCCCCGCCGCTGACCTACGTCGGCCCCGGCGAGGACGGCACCGCCGAGGTGCAGCGCTCCAACGGCGGCCCGCGCCACGCCGCTCCGGGAGGCGCCACGCGCCGGGAGCGTCGGGAAGCGGCTCGCAAGCAGGCGAAGGCCAAGCCCACGCGTCCGCAGCGGCGCGGCTGA
- a CDS encoding BCCT family transporter: protein MSVSKEKDHDKPRRHSVNSALKSPTDEAIPHPILDVPVEQEAYTGSRGLDWVVFGVTAVIALAFLVWGFVSTESLADASGNALSWVMDNTGWLFVLTASGFVVFVLWLALGRYGNIPLGRDDEEPEFRSVSWVAMMFSAGMGIGLMFFGVAEPLTHFATPPPGTGPAGNSDAVQSAMATTLFHWTLHPWAIYAVVGLAIAYGVYRKGRLQLISAAFEPLLGSRANGPLGKVIDMLAIFATLFGSAASLGLGALQIRSGLQIVAGIGETGNTVLIVIITGLTVAFVLSAVSGVARGIQWLSNINMVLALLLALFIFVVGPTVFILNLLPTSLGSYLADLAMMSARTGAEGPDVDTWLQSWTVFYWAWWISWTPFVGMFIARISRGRTIRQFVTGVLLVPSLVSLVWFCILGGAAINTQEGGVDLAGEGSNEAQLFTLLEQYPIATVASILVMVLVAIFFVSGADAASIVMGSLSERGTIKPTRGVVIFWGVTTGAVAAVMLLVGGADALTGLQTITIIAALPFVLVMIGLAVALVKDLRNDPLVVRKQYAAEAVDSAVIHGVTEHGDDFIISVEKDPTAN from the coding sequence ATGAGCGTCAGCAAAGAGAAGGACCACGACAAGCCGCGCCGGCACAGCGTCAATTCGGCGCTGAAGTCGCCCACAGACGAGGCCATCCCCCATCCGATCCTCGACGTTCCGGTCGAACAAGAGGCCTACACCGGCTCCCGCGGTCTCGACTGGGTGGTCTTCGGCGTCACCGCCGTCATCGCCCTGGCGTTCCTCGTCTGGGGTTTCGTCAGCACCGAGTCGCTGGCCGACGCCTCGGGTAACGCCCTCAGTTGGGTGATGGACAACACCGGATGGCTGTTCGTGCTGACCGCCTCGGGGTTCGTGGTCTTCGTGCTGTGGCTGGCGCTCGGCCGCTACGGCAACATCCCGCTCGGACGCGACGACGAAGAGCCCGAATTCCGCAGCGTCTCCTGGGTCGCGATGATGTTCAGTGCCGGTATGGGCATCGGCCTGATGTTCTTCGGCGTGGCAGAGCCGTTGACGCACTTCGCCACGCCGCCGCCGGGCACCGGGCCCGCGGGTAATTCCGATGCCGTCCAGTCCGCCATGGCCACCACGCTGTTCCACTGGACGTTGCACCCGTGGGCGATCTACGCGGTCGTCGGCCTCGCGATCGCCTATGGCGTGTATCGCAAGGGTCGGCTGCAGTTGATCAGCGCGGCGTTCGAACCGCTGCTCGGGTCCCGCGCCAACGGGCCGTTGGGCAAGGTCATCGACATGCTGGCGATCTTTGCCACGCTGTTCGGTTCCGCGGCCTCACTCGGGTTGGGGGCGTTGCAGATCCGCAGCGGACTGCAGATCGTCGCCGGCATCGGGGAAACCGGCAACACGGTCCTCATCGTCATCATCACCGGCCTCACCGTGGCGTTCGTGCTGTCGGCGGTATCCGGCGTGGCGCGGGGCATCCAGTGGCTGTCGAACATCAACATGGTGCTGGCCCTGCTGCTGGCGTTGTTCATCTTCGTGGTGGGCCCGACGGTGTTCATCCTCAACCTGTTGCCGACCTCGCTCGGCAGTTACCTCGCCGACCTCGCGATGATGTCGGCCCGCACCGGCGCCGAGGGTCCCGACGTCGACACCTGGCTGCAGTCGTGGACGGTCTTCTACTGGGCCTGGTGGATCTCCTGGACCCCGTTCGTCGGCATGTTCATCGCCCGCATCTCCCGTGGGCGCACCATCCGTCAATTCGTCACCGGGGTGCTCCTCGTGCCGAGCCTGGTGTCGCTGGTGTGGTTCTGCATCCTGGGCGGGGCGGCGATCAACACCCAGGAGGGTGGTGTCGACCTGGCCGGCGAGGGCAGCAACGAAGCGCAGCTGTTCACCCTGCTCGAGCAGTATCCGATCGCGACCGTCGCCAGCATCCTGGTGATGGTGCTGGTGGCGATCTTCTTCGTCTCCGGTGCCGACGCCGCGTCGATCGTCATGGGCTCGCTGTCGGAGCGAGGCACGATCAAACCCACCCGGGGCGTGGTCATCTTCTGGGGGGTGACGACGGGTGCGGTGGCGGCGGTCATGCTGCTGGTCGGCGGTGCGGACGCGTTGACCGGTCTGCAGACCATCACGATCATCGCCGCGCTGCCCTTCGTGCTGGTGATGATCGGGCTGGCGGTCGCGCTGGTCAAGGATCTGCGCAACGACCCCCTGGTGGTGCGGAAGCAGTACGCCGCGGAGGCGGTGGACAGTGCGGTGATCCACGGCGTCACGGAACACGGTGACGACTTCATCATCTCGGTGGAGAAGGATCCCACCGCCAACTAG
- a CDS encoding ferredoxin reductase gives MAKSQIKVSAKVADTVRPRVAAKHPALNALRTVAAKITTPLLPDDYLQLANPLWSARELRGRIVDVRRETEDSATLVIKPGWGFTSDYQPGQYIGIGLLVDGRWRWRSYSLTSSPRSGRRIITITVKAMPEGFLSTHLVGGVEPGTIVRLAAPQGNFVMPDPAPASVLFLTGGSGITPVMSMLRTLVRRDQITDVVHLHSAPTESDVMFGAELAALEGSHDGYRLQLRTTRDQGRLDLSRLDEVVPDWRDRQTWACGPEGMLNDAEKVWEQAGIADQLHLERFAVTKAAPHGEGGTVEFARSGKTIEADAATSLMDAGEKVGIQMPFGCRMGICQSCVVGLVQGHVRDLRTGVEHEPGGRIQTCVSAASGDCVLDV, from the coding sequence ATGGCCAAGAGTCAGATCAAAGTCTCTGCCAAGGTTGCCGACACCGTGCGCCCGCGCGTCGCCGCGAAGCATCCCGCGCTCAACGCGCTTCGCACCGTCGCGGCGAAGATCACCACGCCGTTGCTGCCCGACGACTACCTGCAGCTCGCCAACCCGTTGTGGTCGGCCCGGGAGTTGCGGGGCCGCATCGTCGACGTCCGGCGGGAGACCGAGGACTCCGCGACGCTGGTGATCAAACCGGGGTGGGGTTTCACATCCGACTACCAGCCCGGCCAGTACATCGGGATCGGACTGCTGGTCGACGGCCGGTGGCGGTGGCGGAGCTATTCGCTGACCTCGAGTCCGCGCAGCGGCCGTCGCATCATCACCATCACGGTCAAGGCCATGCCCGAGGGGTTCCTGTCGACGCACCTGGTCGGCGGGGTGGAGCCCGGCACGATCGTGCGGTTGGCCGCCCCACAGGGCAACTTCGTGATGCCCGATCCGGCACCGGCTTCGGTGCTGTTCCTGACCGGTGGTTCCGGTATCACCCCGGTGATGTCGATGCTGCGCACGCTGGTCCGCCGCGATCAGATCACCGACGTCGTCCATCTCCATTCGGCGCCCACCGAATCCGACGTGATGTTCGGCGCCGAGCTGGCGGCCCTGGAGGGCAGCCACGACGGGTACCGACTGCAGCTGCGGACCACCCGCGACCAGGGTCGTCTCGACCTGTCCCGGCTCGACGAGGTCGTGCCGGACTGGCGGGACCGGCAGACGTGGGCGTGCGGCCCCGAGGGCATGCTCAACGACGCCGAGAAGGTGTGGGAGCAGGCCGGGATCGCCGACCAGCTGCACCTGGAGCGGTTCGCGGTCACGAAGGCGGCCCCGCACGGCGAGGGCGGCACCGTGGAGTTCGCGCGCAGCGGCAAGACCATCGAGGCCGATGCGGCCACGTCGTTGATGGATGCGGGGGAGAAGGTCGGCATCCAGATGCCGTTCGGCTGCCGCATGGGCATCTGTCAGTCCTGTGTCGTCGGCCTGGTCCAGGGGCACGTCCGCGACCTGCGTACCGGCGTCGAGCACGAGCCGGGCGGCCGAATTCAGACCTGCGTGTCGGCGGCTTCCGGCGATTGCGTACTCGACGTTTAG
- a CDS encoding Rv3235 family protein — MTTSPSTPAERPSFTSPVVDYEPAPTGLPATACPPPSPAALHRRTPRMLRPAPCPDAEPAAPRAAAVFADVALRRLLEVLDRRRPLVHLKPLLAPPLLDAVGTLCRVRYGNPAKLRRVRLRSAGPSAAEVSATYTRGDRVRAIAARVELTGDGRWQVVALQIG, encoded by the coding sequence GTGACCACCTCACCGTCCACCCCCGCCGAGCGTCCGTCGTTCACCTCGCCGGTCGTCGACTACGAACCCGCACCGACGGGCCTCCCTGCCACCGCCTGTCCGCCGCCCTCACCGGCCGCTCTGCACCGGCGCACGCCGCGGATGCTGCGCCCGGCCCCATGCCCCGACGCCGAACCGGCGGCGCCCCGCGCAGCGGCGGTGTTCGCCGATGTGGCGCTGCGCCGGCTCCTCGAGGTCCTCGACCGACGGCGGCCCCTGGTGCACCTCAAACCCCTGCTGGCGCCGCCACTGCTCGACGCGGTCGGCACGCTGTGCCGGGTGCGGTACGGCAACCCCGCGAAGCTGCGTCGCGTCCGGCTGCGCAGCGCCGGGCCGTCAGCGGCGGAGGTGTCCGCAACCTACACCCGCGGCGACCGCGTCCGCGCGATCGCCGCCCGTGTCGAACTCACCGGCGACGGCCGCTGGCAGGTGGTAGCCCTGCAGATCGGCTGA
- a CDS encoding WS/DGAT/MGAT family O-acyltransferase — translation MVNRLSASDAEFFRLEDTSTPMYVGTLSILRKPRSGLSYETLLHTVEQRLPQIPRYRQKVREVTKGLARPVWIDDRDFDITYHIRRSALPSPGSDAQLHDLVARLGSRPLDKSRPLWEMYLVEGLAKNRVAIYTKSHQALVNGMTALEIGHVIADRTQKPPQFGEDIWIPAREPSDRALLLGAVGEWVTRPAEQLASVRSVVTDLTNAEQLVAAGRHVADMVRTVARGTAPSSPLNTTVSRNRRFTVAGHRLDDYRTVRARYDCDINDVVLAVVAGALRNWLLSRGEPVTPTAAVRAMAPMSIYPDADIDSSGPGQAISQVSPFLVDLPVGESNAVVRLSQIAHTTESHPTAASLVDARTIVTLSGFAPPTLHAMGIRVATTFSARQFNLLITNVPGAQKQMFVAGTKLLETYAVPPLLHNQVLAIGVTSYNGQLYFGINADRDAMSDVDVLPGLLAESLEELLEAAR, via the coding sequence ATGGTGAACCGACTCTCGGCGTCGGACGCGGAGTTCTTCCGCCTGGAGGACACCTCGACCCCGATGTACGTCGGCACGCTGTCGATCCTGCGAAAACCCCGCAGTGGATTGAGCTACGAGACACTGCTGCACACCGTCGAACAACGCCTGCCGCAGATCCCGCGGTACCGGCAGAAGGTCCGCGAGGTGACGAAAGGCCTCGCGCGGCCTGTCTGGATCGATGACCGCGACTTCGACATCACCTATCACATCCGTCGCTCGGCGCTCCCGTCCCCGGGCAGCGACGCCCAACTCCACGACCTCGTGGCCCGGCTCGGTTCGCGGCCACTCGACAAGTCGCGGCCGCTGTGGGAGATGTACCTGGTCGAGGGGCTGGCGAAGAACCGCGTCGCGATCTACACGAAGAGCCATCAGGCGCTGGTCAACGGTATGACCGCGCTGGAGATCGGCCATGTCATCGCCGACCGCACCCAGAAGCCGCCCCAGTTCGGCGAGGACATCTGGATCCCCGCGCGTGAGCCCAGCGACCGGGCGCTGCTGCTCGGCGCCGTCGGCGAATGGGTCACCCGGCCCGCCGAACAACTCGCCTCGGTCCGTTCGGTGGTGACCGATCTGACCAACGCCGAACAACTCGTCGCGGCGGGGCGCCACGTCGCCGACATGGTCCGCACCGTCGCCCGGGGGACGGCGCCGAGCAGCCCGCTGAACACCACCGTGTCGCGTAACCGGCGGTTCACGGTGGCCGGGCACCGCCTCGACGACTACCGCACCGTGCGGGCACGCTACGACTGCGACATCAACGACGTGGTCCTGGCCGTCGTGGCCGGCGCGCTGCGCAACTGGCTGCTCTCCCGTGGTGAACCAGTCACCCCGACGGCGGCCGTGCGGGCGATGGCGCCGATGTCGATCTACCCCGACGCCGACATCGACTCGTCAGGGCCCGGGCAGGCGATCAGCCAGGTGTCGCCGTTCCTGGTCGACCTGCCGGTGGGGGAGAGCAATGCGGTGGTGCGGTTGTCGCAGATCGCCCACACCACCGAATCGCATCCGACCGCGGCCAGTCTCGTCGACGCCCGCACCATCGTGACCCTGTCCGGGTTCGCGCCACCGACGTTGCACGCCATGGGGATTCGCGTCGCCACCACATTCTCCGCCCGGCAGTTCAACCTGCTCATCACCAACGTGCCCGGTGCGCAGAAGCAGATGTTCGTCGCGGGCACGAAACTGCTGGAGACCTACGCGGTGCCGCCGCTGCTGCACAACCAGGTGCTGGCGATCGGCGTCACGTCGTACAACGGTCAGCTGTACTTCGGCATCAACGCCGACCGCGACGCGATGAGCGACGTCGACGTGCTGCCCGGCCTGCTCGCCGAGTCGCTCGAAGAACTCTTGGAAGCCGCCCGGTGA
- the hpf gene encoding ribosome hibernation-promoting factor, HPF/YfiA family: protein MSTHPMETDRTMVIDEEAPVEAPKADVVVTGRNVEVPDHFRTYVAEKLTRLERLDRSIYLFDVELDHEKNRRQRKNCQHVEITARGRGPVVRGEGCADSFYGAFEAAVSKLENRLRRSKDRRKIHYGEKRPVSVAEATAATVAIEDDTSQSAEDVGLPEGLTLDDHEPGRIVRVKEHPSTPMTVDDALSQMELVGHDFFLFHDKETDRATVVYRRHAYDYGLIRLA, encoded by the coding sequence ATGTCAACGCATCCCATGGAAACTGACCGCACGATGGTGATCGACGAAGAAGCGCCTGTAGAAGCGCCGAAAGCGGACGTCGTCGTCACGGGCCGCAATGTCGAGGTTCCCGATCACTTCCGAACCTACGTAGCCGAGAAACTCACGCGCCTCGAGCGGTTGGACCGCAGCATCTACCTCTTCGACGTCGAATTGGACCACGAGAAGAACCGCCGCCAGCGCAAGAATTGTCAGCATGTGGAGATCACCGCGCGCGGACGCGGCCCGGTGGTTCGGGGAGAGGGGTGCGCTGACAGTTTCTACGGCGCTTTCGAAGCGGCGGTCAGCAAACTCGAGAACCGGCTGCGCCGCAGCAAGGACCGCCGGAAGATCCACTACGGCGAGAAGCGGCCGGTGTCGGTCGCCGAGGCGACCGCCGCGACGGTGGCCATCGAGGACGACACCTCGCAGTCCGCCGAGGACGTCGGCCTGCCGGAGGGTCTCACGCTGGACGATCACGAACCGGGGCGCATCGTCCGGGTGAAGGAGCATCCGTCCACACCGATGACCGTGGACGACGCGCTGTCCCAGATGGAACTCGTCGGCCACGACTTCTTCCTCTTCCACGACAAGGAGACCGACAGGGCCACCGTCGTGTATCGCCGCCACGCCTACGACTACGGCTTGATTCGGCTCGCCTGA
- a CDS encoding DUF6912 family protein: MRVYIPATLAMLAQLVADQSLHAVNGTAFAVTPTLRESYAEGDDDELAEVALRDAARASLRLLAGGEGAANLPPRRAVLVADVDGAAARPDLDDAVVRLTEPVAYSQVIAAYVDNADAETAVRLAVNAVDVADFGDEDAELTVGDAQDHDLAWYAPQELPFLLDLL; encoded by the coding sequence ATGCGTGTCTACATCCCGGCGACCCTCGCCATGCTCGCCCAGCTCGTCGCCGACCAGTCGTTGCACGCGGTGAACGGCACCGCCTTCGCGGTCACGCCGACGCTGCGCGAGTCCTACGCCGAAGGTGACGACGACGAACTGGCCGAGGTGGCGCTGCGCGACGCCGCTCGTGCGTCGCTGCGGCTGCTGGCCGGCGGTGAGGGTGCGGCGAACCTGCCGCCGCGGCGGGCGGTGCTCGTCGCCGACGTCGACGGGGCGGCGGCGCGGCCCGATCTGGACGATGCAGTGGTGCGGCTGACGGAGCCCGTCGCGTACTCCCAGGTGATCGCCGCCTACGTCGACAACGCGGATGCGGAGACCGCGGTCCGGCTCGCGGTCAACGCCGTCGACGTCGCGGACTTCGGTGACGAGGACGCGGAGCTCACTGTCGGCGATGCTCAGGACCACGATCTGGCGTGGTACGCCCCGCAGGAGCTGCCGTTCTTACTCGACCTGCTCTGA
- a CDS encoding fatty acid desaturase family protein, producing the protein MAVTDVPEFAHLTDADIESLGVELDTIRQDIEDSLGERDARYIHRTIAAQRALEVTGRLLLAASSRRSAWWAGTATLGVAKIVENMEIGHNVMHGQWDWMNDPEIHSSSWEWDMGGASKHWRFTHNFMHHKYTNILGMDDDVGYGLIRVTRDAKWKPFNLGNLLYNTILALGFEWGVGLQHVELGKIVKGRDDRDESKTRAMEFAKKAGAQLAKDYVAWPAVTALSPGATYRSTLTANAVANVIRNVWANAVIFCGHFPDGAEKFTKTDMIGESKGQWYLRQMLGSANFTGGWLLRFMSGNLCHQIEHHLYPDLPSNRLHEISTRVQQICDKYDLPYTTGPFLVQYGKSWRTIAKLSLPDKWLRDTADNAPETRSELMFADLEPGQRRGLKSSIAAVRGRRRDKRERSRRALAA; encoded by the coding sequence ATGGCAGTCACAGACGTTCCAGAATTCGCACATCTCACCGACGCCGATATCGAGAGCCTGGGTGTCGAACTCGACACGATCCGGCAAGACATCGAAGACTCCCTCGGCGAGCGCGACGCGCGCTACATCCACCGCACCATCGCAGCGCAGCGAGCACTCGAAGTGACCGGCCGGCTGCTGCTGGCCGCCAGCTCCCGCCGTTCGGCCTGGTGGGCCGGTACCGCGACGCTCGGCGTGGCCAAGATCGTCGAGAACATGGAAATCGGCCACAACGTCATGCACGGTCAGTGGGATTGGATGAACGATCCCGAGATCCACTCGTCGTCATGGGAGTGGGACATGGGCGGGGCCTCCAAGCACTGGCGGTTCACCCACAACTTCATGCATCACAAGTACACCAACATCCTCGGCATGGACGACGATGTGGGCTACGGGCTCATCCGCGTCACCCGCGACGCGAAGTGGAAGCCGTTCAACCTCGGCAACCTGCTGTACAACACCATCCTGGCCCTCGGGTTCGAGTGGGGTGTGGGGCTGCAGCACGTCGAGCTCGGCAAGATCGTCAAGGGTCGCGACGACCGGGACGAGAGCAAGACCCGGGCGATGGAATTCGCCAAGAAGGCGGGCGCCCAGCTGGCCAAGGACTACGTCGCATGGCCGGCAGTGACCGCGCTGTCGCCGGGTGCGACCTACCGGTCGACACTGACGGCCAACGCGGTGGCCAACGTCATCCGCAACGTGTGGGCCAACGCGGTGATCTTCTGCGGCCACTTCCCCGACGGCGCCGAGAAGTTCACCAAGACCGACATGATCGGCGAGTCGAAGGGTCAGTGGTACCTGCGCCAGATGCTGGGCAGCGCCAACTTCACCGGCGGATGGCTGTTGCGCTTCATGAGCGGCAACCTCTGCCATCAGATCGAGCATCACCTGTACCCGGATCTGCCCAGCAATCGGTTGCATGAGATCTCGACCCGCGTTCAGCAGATCTGCGACAAGTACGACCTGCCGTACACCACGGGTCCGTTCCTGGTGCAGTACGGCAAGAGCTGGCGGACCATCGCCAAGCTGTCGCTTCCGGACAAGTGGCTGCGCGACACCGCCGACAATGCGCCCGAGACGCGAAGTGAACTCATGTTCGCCGACCTCGAGCCCGGTCAGCGGCGCGGACTCAAGTCGTCCATCGCCGCGGTGCGGGGCCGCCGCCGCGACAAGCGTGAGCGGTCTCGCCGGGCGCTGGCTGCCTGA